The Henckelia pumila isolate YLH828 chromosome 2, ASM3356847v2, whole genome shotgun sequence genome includes a window with the following:
- the LOC140881141 gene encoding uncharacterized protein translates to MATLENYFVEWKEEYVSKERGNRVVHYFLEDNLGESFLAVVGTERSVRHMFYVVSEEFLSVHGPENLVHAGFRWRSRREVVDWLTSMLSKQHRQESPKDDPTSKYDDHRLDWLSHKSRLAGNLKSHHLGIAWSGLAWTCCKQLKHYPSFYRNGVLIMVKSFVFVMAEKENRYVAYLEDMYEDKKCQKKVKVRWFHHNKEVTGVVSLRNPHPKEVFITPYFQVISAECVDGPATVLTREHYEKCLAVFPRDLLGNMHFCFRQFKSNRVKPFKLSKLSGYFDQPIFSCFSPDFFEEDLSSEDDLKVGTKRNRSHRNHQKLVNDLPFQQLKCDQLSRESSFLKHVEGQFWNTPSFILNEKVEFLCQDSGIRGCWFRCSVLEVSKRRMKILYENVKDEDSFTNLEEWIPTYRVAKADKLGMRHPGRTTVRPMYHCNQMSFTFKIGDPVDAWWSDGWWEGFISNSYDSKNGCYQMYIPGERLYLNVELKNLRVSRDWVCGQWVDIKPNPNIFSIISSTNIDTKLSKSSAVSKETKSDNYPTFCFEIGIDHKLNDIEEEIHDLADMKLTNVPLKDGYCNNQQQHVLEELEAEENEKYADHAHEQDLKENKDHALIDAEVQDKESPLNGISDDVNSEMKDDLVKLETTELKNEGETGKIPTPSLPT, encoded by the exons ATGGCTACACTGGAGAATTATTTTGTTGAGTGGAAGGAGGAATATGTATCCAAAGAGAGGGGAAATCGTGTGGTCCACTATTTTTTGGAGGACAATTTAGGGGAATCCTTTCTTGCTGTTGTGGGCACTGAGAGGAGTGTGAGGCACATGTTTTATGTTGTCTCTGAGGAGTTCTTGAGCGTCCATGGGCCTGAGAACTTGGTCCATGCTGGCTTCAGATGGAGATCACGGCGAGAGGTTGTGGATTGGCTCACATCTATGTTGTCAAAACAGCACAGACAAG AGTCTCCCAAAGATGATCCTACTTCCAAATATGATGATCATCGTCTGGATTGGCTATCTCATAAG AGCCGTCTAGCGGGAAATTTGAAAAGTCATCACTTAGGCATTGCATGGTCGGGTTTGGCATGGACCTGCTGTAAACAACTGAAGCATTACCCATCATTTTACCGGAATGGGGTTTTAATAATG GTGAAATCATTTGTCTTTGTGATGGCTGAAAAAGAGAACCGTTATGTTGCATATTTGGAAGATATGTATGAAGACAAAAAATGCCAGAAGAAGGTCAAAGTGAGGTGGTTTCATCACAACAAAGAAGTCACGGGAGTTGTTTCATTGCGGAATCCTCATCCTAAAGAAGTTTTCATCACTCCATACTTTCAGGTCATCAGTGCGGAGTGTGTTGATGGTCCTGCCACAGTCTTAACTCGTGAGCACTATGAGAAATGCCTAGCGGTTTTTCCTCGTGATTTGTTAGGAAACATGCATTTTTGCTTCAGACAATTCAAGAGTAACAGAGTAAAGCCTTTCAAATTAAGTAAATTGAGTGGATACTTTGATCAACCAATTTTCTCTTGTTTTAGCCCTGATTTTTTTGAGGAAGATTTGAGCTCTGAAGATGATTTAAAAGTGGGAACCAAAAGGAATAGAAGTCACAGGAATCATCAGAAACTGGTGAATGATTTACCGTTTCAGCAACTTAAGTGTGATCAATTGAGTAGGGAGTCGAGTTTCCTCAAGCATGTTGAGGGCCAATTTTGGAATACTCCAAGTTTTATTCTGAATGAAAAGGTGGAGTTTCTTTGCCAAGATAGTGGTATTCGTGGCTGTTGGTTCAGGTGCTCAGTCCTGGAGGTTTCTAAGAGACGGATGAAAATTCTTTATGAAAATGTCAAGGATGAAGATAGTTTCACCAATCTTGAG GAATGGATCCCCACATATAGAGTGGCCAAGGCGGATAAACTGGGAATGAGGCATCCAGGTCGCACAACTGTCAGGCCTATGTATCATTGTAATCAGATGAGCTTTACCTTCAAGATCGGAGATCCAGTAGATGCCTGGTGGAGCGATGGATGGTGGGAGGGgttcatttcaaattcatatGATAGTAAAAATGGGTGTTACCAAATGTACATTCCAG GTGAAAGGTTGTATCTGAACGTTGAGTTGAAGAACCTTAGAGTTTCAAGAGATTGGGTCTGTGGACAATGGGTGGATATCAAGCCAAATCCTAACATTTTCAGCATCATATCGTCAACCAATATAGACACCAAGCTTTCGAAATCGTCAGCTGTTTCTAAAGAAACCAAATCCGACAATTATCCAACTTTCTGTTTTGAAATTGGCATTGATCATAAACTCAATGACATTGAAGAGGAAATTCATGACTTAGCAGACATGAAATTGACAAACGTCCCTCTAAAAGACGGTTACTGCAACAACCAGCAGCAGCATGTACTTGAAGAACTTGAAGCTGAAGAAAACGAGAAGTACGCTGACCATGCCCACGAACAAGATTTGAAAGAAAACAAGGATCATGCCTTGATTGATGCAGAAGTTCAAGATAAAGAAAGTCCGTTGAATGGCATCAGTGATGATGTTAACAGTGAAATGAAAGACGATTTGGTGAAACTTGAAACTACTGAGCTGAAAAACGAGGGAGAAACAGGGAAAATTCCGACTCCTTCATTGCCCACATAA